The proteins below are encoded in one region of Aquisphaera giovannonii:
- a CDS encoding DUF433 domain-containing protein, translating to MSRPPRILRKPGVCGGDACVRGTRIPVWTLVRMRQLGVPEAEILRSYPSLRAADLAHAWTYAEAHREQIEQAIRENEEDE from the coding sequence ATGTCCCGGCCCCCGCGGATCCTCAGGAAACCTGGCGTATGCGGCGGCGACGCATGCGTCCGGGGCACGAGGATCCCGGTGTGGACGCTCGTGCGAATGCGGCAGCTCGGCGTCCCGGAGGCCGAGATCCTCCGGAGCTATCCGTCTCTCCGGGCGGCGGACCTCGCCCATGCCTGGACGTACGCCGAGGCTCACCGAGAGCAAATTGAGCAGGCGATCCGGGAGAATGAGGAGGATGAGTGA